A single region of the Streptomyces vilmorinianum genome encodes:
- the uraH gene encoding hydroxyisourate hydrolase, producing the protein MSTDTTASVSTHILDTSIGRPAEGVAITLAARSGFDAEWVALGGSATDADGRCKDLPALPEGTTHVRLDFETEAYFSKKQAEAQQDAPRVRDSGAFFPEVAITFAVEPGEHYHVPLLLNPFGYSVYRGS; encoded by the coding sequence ATGAGCACCGACACCACGGCCTCGGTGTCCACGCACATCCTGGACACCAGCATCGGCCGCCCCGCCGAGGGCGTGGCCATCACGCTCGCGGCCCGCAGCGGCTTCGACGCGGAGTGGGTCGCGCTCGGTGGCTCCGCCACCGACGCGGACGGGCGCTGCAAGGACCTGCCGGCCCTGCCGGAGGGCACCACCCACGTACGTCTCGACTTCGAGACCGAGGCGTACTTCTCCAAGAAGCAAGCCGAGGCGCAGCAGGACGCCCCCCGCGTAAGGGACAGCGGTGCGTTCTTCCCGGAGGTGGCGATCACGTTCGCCGTCGAGCCGGGTGAGCACTACCACGTACCGCTGCTGCTCAACCCGTTCGGCTACTCCGTTTACCGAGGGAGCTAG
- a CDS encoding 2-hydroxy-3-oxopropionate reductase, whose amino-acid sequence MSNLADSSQPTRPAIAWIGLGIMGSPMSENLIKAGYSVTGFTLEQDKLDRLAAAGGTAAGSIAEAVKDADVVITMVPASPQVEAISYGPEGILENAKQGALIIDMSSITPQTSVDLAKNAAEKGLRVLDAPVSGGEAGAIEAVLSIMVGGEQADFDAALPILEALGKTIVLCGPHGSGQTVKAANQLIVAVNIQACAEAVVFLEKSGVNLQAALDVLNGGLAGSTVLTRKKDNFLNRDFKPGFRIDLHHKDMGIVTDAARNVGAALPVGAVVAQLVASLRAQGDGGLDHSALLRAVERLSGQQV is encoded by the coding sequence ATGAGCAATCTCGCTGATTCCTCCCAGCCCACCCGCCCGGCGATCGCGTGGATCGGCCTCGGCATCATGGGCTCCCCCATGTCCGAGAACCTGATCAAGGCCGGCTACTCCGTCACCGGCTTCACCCTGGAGCAGGACAAGCTGGACCGCCTCGCGGCGGCCGGCGGCACCGCGGCCGGCTCGATCGCCGAGGCCGTGAAGGACGCCGACGTCGTCATCACGATGGTGCCCGCCTCCCCGCAGGTCGAGGCCATCTCCTACGGCCCCGAGGGCATCCTGGAGAACGCCAAGCAGGGTGCGCTGATCATCGACATGTCGTCGATCACCCCGCAGACCTCCGTCGACCTGGCCAAGAACGCCGCCGAGAAGGGCCTGCGCGTCCTGGACGCCCCGGTCTCCGGCGGCGAGGCCGGCGCGATCGAGGCCGTCCTGTCGATCATGGTGGGTGGCGAGCAGGCCGACTTCGACGCGGCCCTGCCGATCCTCGAGGCCCTCGGCAAGACCATCGTCCTGTGCGGCCCGCACGGCTCCGGCCAGACGGTGAAGGCCGCCAACCAGCTCATCGTCGCCGTCAACATCCAGGCGTGCGCCGAGGCCGTGGTCTTCCTGGAGAAGTCCGGCGTGAACCTCCAGGCCGCCCTGGACGTCCTCAACGGCGGTCTGGCCGGCTCCACGGTCCTGACCCGCAAGAAGGACAACTTCCTGAACCGGGACTTCAAGCCCGGCTTCCGGATCGACCTGCACCACAAGGACATGGGCATCGTCACCGACGCCGCCCGCAACGTCGGCGCGGCCCTCCCGGTCGGTGCCGTCGTCGCCCAGCTCGTCGCCTCCCTGCGTGCGCAGGGCGACGGCGGCCTGGACCACTCGGCCCTGCTGCGCGCCGTCGAGCGCCTCTCCGGCCAGCAGGTCTGA
- a CDS encoding ArsR family transcriptional regulator, which translates to MGWWQIDADALAGSRFLLSPLAEAAAALQTLDLRKTAHPGESAWLTDHLPAYRARLADEPVDALLVRAALGTAWNADFVTPTPLGEREQSFEEELTRIRETPPAVAVADLSVSLGGPVPEPLRSATDLPRRMAELLTWVWRETVLPTWPRRRRILEADVLARTAQLTQGGWAAALDELCPGKMRWLGDGRLQINTRDHPPRSVAGARLLFVPVTPSRGWVSWEGTERYAIVYPCAGALADMEGPVVPEALGALLGTARAGVLVRLESPKSTSQLVALTGQGLGSVGRHLKVLLDARLVRRRRAGRSVLYDWTEAGAVLVRAQIRAQSGPRSGALGAGAVTSGG; encoded by the coding sequence ATGGGCTGGTGGCAGATCGACGCGGACGCGCTCGCGGGCAGCCGGTTCCTGCTGTCCCCGCTGGCCGAGGCGGCCGCCGCGCTGCAGACCCTGGACCTGAGGAAGACCGCCCACCCGGGCGAGAGCGCGTGGCTGACGGACCATCTGCCCGCCTACCGGGCACGCCTGGCGGACGAACCGGTCGACGCGCTGCTGGTCAGGGCCGCGCTCGGGACCGCGTGGAACGCCGACTTCGTCACCCCCACCCCTCTCGGCGAGCGCGAGCAGAGCTTCGAGGAGGAGCTGACCCGGATCCGGGAGACCCCGCCCGCGGTGGCGGTGGCGGATCTGTCGGTCTCGCTCGGCGGGCCGGTCCCCGAGCCGTTGCGCTCGGCGACCGATCTGCCGCGCCGGATGGCCGAGTTGCTCACCTGGGTGTGGCGGGAGACGGTCCTGCCGACGTGGCCGCGGCGCCGGCGGATCCTGGAGGCCGATGTGCTGGCGCGTACGGCGCAGTTGACGCAGGGCGGCTGGGCGGCGGCCCTCGACGAGCTGTGCCCGGGGAAGATGCGCTGGCTCGGCGACGGCCGGCTCCAGATCAACACCCGTGACCATCCGCCGAGATCGGTCGCCGGGGCACGGCTGCTCTTCGTGCCGGTGACACCGAGCCGGGGGTGGGTGTCGTGGGAGGGGACGGAGCGCTACGCGATCGTGTACCCGTGCGCGGGAGCCCTTGCCGACATGGAGGGCCCGGTCGTCCCCGAGGCACTGGGAGCGCTGCTGGGAACGGCCCGGGCCGGGGTGCTCGTACGGCTCGAATCCCCGAAGTCCACCAGCCAGTTGGTGGCGTTGACGGGTCAGGGTCTCGGCTCGGTGGGGCGGCATCTGAAGGTGCTGCTCGACGCGCGGCTGGTGCGCAGGCGGCGGGCGGGGAGATCGGTCCTGTACGACTGGACGGAGGCGGGAGCCGTTCTGGTACGGGCACAGATACGGGCACAGAGCGGCCCCCGCTCCGGTGCTCTCGGGGCGGGGGCCGTCACTTCGGGCGGCTGA
- the uraD gene encoding 2-oxo-4-hydroxy-4-carboxy-5-ureidoimidazoline decarboxylase: MTSGTTPGLARFNTSADSEAVAALHEVCSSSAWGSKVLAQRPYATTEALFLASDAAMAELTAEDLAEAMAGHPPIGRPKAGDPTSSREQSGMAGASEELKAEMLELNLAYQDKFGHVFLICATGKTGEQMRDAVRERIEHSPEQERETVRTELGKINRIRLTRLVEEESAA, from the coding sequence GTGACTTCAGGTACGACACCGGGCCTCGCCCGGTTCAACACCTCGGCGGACAGCGAGGCTGTCGCCGCGCTCCACGAGGTGTGCTCCAGCTCGGCGTGGGGGAGCAAGGTTCTCGCCCAGCGCCCGTACGCCACCACCGAAGCCCTCTTCCTCGCCAGCGACGCCGCCATGGCCGAACTGACCGCGGAGGATCTGGCCGAGGCGATGGCGGGCCACCCGCCGATCGGTCGTCCGAAGGCCGGGGACCCGACCTCCTCCCGCGAGCAGAGCGGGATGGCCGGTGCCTCCGAGGAGCTCAAGGCCGAGATGCTCGAACTCAACCTGGCCTACCAGGACAAGTTCGGCCATGTCTTCCTGATCTGCGCCACCGGCAAGACCGGCGAGCAGATGCGCGACGCGGTCCGCGAGCGGATCGAGCACTCGCCCGAGCAGGAGCGGGAGACCGTCCGCACCGAACTGGGCAAGATCAACCGCATCCGCCTGACCCGTCTCGTAGAGGAAGAGAGCGCCGCATGA
- a CDS encoding HNH endonuclease: MIKNLVRGLTPLALILSPLAVPSPTASAAVVLFPDALADLTEASEDPDGYKVSAFRHWNAGLDPADGCDTRAEVLLEEAVDAPKTGPGCVLTGGRWTSYYDGQTVTDPAALRVDHAVSLDEAWRSGASGWTAARREKYANDQGAAGTLVAVTARSQKDKAGRDPADWVPSSSTQYCRYVAEWVGTKLRWGLSVDKDEMEALKLFADGPCEETVVVRSKAPR, encoded by the coding sequence ATGATCAAGAACCTGGTGCGGGGCCTGACCCCGCTCGCGCTCATCCTGTCCCCGCTCGCCGTCCCCTCCCCCACCGCGTCGGCGGCCGTCGTCCTCTTCCCCGACGCCCTCGCCGACCTCACGGAGGCGTCCGAGGACCCGGACGGCTACAAGGTGTCCGCCTTCCGCCACTGGAACGCCGGGCTCGACCCCGCCGACGGCTGCGACACCCGCGCCGAGGTCCTCCTGGAGGAGGCCGTCGACGCCCCGAAGACCGGCCCCGGCTGCGTCCTGACCGGTGGCCGCTGGACCTCGTACTACGACGGCCAGACCGTCACCGACCCGGCCGCGCTCCGCGTCGACCATGCCGTCTCCCTCGACGAGGCCTGGAGGTCGGGCGCCTCCGGCTGGACCGCCGCCCGACGCGAGAAGTACGCCAACGACCAGGGCGCGGCCGGCACGCTCGTCGCCGTCACCGCCCGCAGCCAGAAGGACAAGGCCGGCCGGGACCCCGCCGACTGGGTGCCGTCGTCCTCCACCCAGTACTGCCGTTACGTCGCCGAGTGGGTGGGCACCAAGCTGCGCTGGGGGCTGAGCGTCGACAAGGACGAGATGGAGGCGCTCAAGCTGTTCGCTGACGGTCCCTGCGAGGAGACGGTCGTCGTCCGTTCGAAGGCCCCTCGGTGA
- a CDS encoding TIM barrel protein yields the protein MGYTDQRFDVNLSILFTELPLLERPAAAAAAGFTAVELWWPWIDTATPEQSELDALKRALEDAGTQLVGLNFYAGQLPGPDRGALSVPGEESDRFRANIDVAADFAASVGCKALNALYGNRVDGVDPQIQDALALENLVLAARAADRIGAILLIETLNKPESPLYPLVSAPSAIEVVDKVNAATGLGNAKFLLDIYHLSMNGENVGEVIARYADKTGHVQIADNPGRGAPGTGDLPLEQLLDELRKAGYDGWVGLEYKAADAAASFEWLPAEARAAR from the coding sequence ATGGGATACACGGACCAGCGCTTCGATGTGAACCTGTCGATCCTCTTCACGGAACTCCCGCTCCTGGAGCGCCCCGCGGCTGCCGCCGCGGCGGGCTTCACCGCGGTCGAGCTGTGGTGGCCCTGGATCGACACCGCCACGCCCGAGCAGAGTGAGCTCGACGCTCTGAAGAGGGCCCTGGAGGACGCCGGCACCCAGCTGGTGGGCCTGAACTTCTACGCCGGACAGCTGCCGGGACCCGACCGCGGGGCGCTCTCCGTGCCCGGCGAGGAGTCGGACCGCTTCCGCGCCAACATCGACGTGGCGGCCGACTTCGCCGCCTCGGTCGGCTGCAAGGCGCTCAACGCGCTCTACGGCAACCGCGTGGACGGCGTCGACCCGCAGATCCAGGACGCCCTCGCCCTGGAGAACCTGGTCCTGGCGGCCCGCGCGGCCGACCGGATCGGCGCGATCCTGCTGATCGAGACCCTGAACAAGCCGGAGTCGCCGCTCTACCCGCTGGTGAGCGCCCCCTCCGCGATCGAGGTCGTCGACAAGGTCAACGCGGCCACCGGGCTCGGCAACGCCAAGTTCCTGCTCGACATCTACCACCTGTCGATGAACGGCGAGAACGTCGGCGAGGTCATCGCCCGGTACGCCGACAAGACCGGTCACGTGCAGATCGCCGACAACCCCGGCCGTGGCGCGCCGGGCACCGGCGACCTGCCGCTCGAGCAGCTGCTCGACGAGCTCAGGAAGGCCGGTTACGACGGCTGGGTCGGCCTGGAGTACAAGGCCGCCGACGCCGCCGCGTCCTTCGAGTGGCTCCCGGCCGAGGCCCGCGCGGCCCGCTGA
- a CDS encoding helix-turn-helix domain-containing protein, translating to MGAEILGPEQAGADDVVLAWEGEDVLAVRLPQLSDSLDHILAAMERRHGMPLSELDRKAKQEAVRMLEARGAFSVRHGVETVAGALGVSRFTVYNYLNRETALNREKNAKNG from the coding sequence ATGGGCGCGGAAATACTGGGCCCGGAGCAGGCCGGCGCCGACGACGTCGTGCTCGCCTGGGAGGGCGAGGACGTGCTCGCCGTACGCCTGCCGCAGCTCTCGGACTCGCTGGACCACATTCTGGCCGCCATGGAGCGACGGCACGGGATGCCACTGTCCGAGCTGGACCGCAAGGCCAAGCAGGAGGCCGTCCGGATGCTCGAGGCGCGCGGTGCCTTCTCCGTGCGTCATGGGGTGGAGACGGTGGCGGGTGCACTGGGTGTCAGCCGTTTCACCGTCTACAACTACCTGAACAGGGAAACCGCCCTGAACAGGGAAAAGAACGCCAAGAACGGTTAG
- the pucL gene encoding factor-independent urate hydroxylase codes for MPTILGQNQYGKAENRVVKITRDGDTHHIKDLNVSVALSGDLDDVHLTGSNAHCLPTDTTKNTVFAFAKEYGIESAEQFGIHLARHFVTSQEPIHRARIRIEEYAWERIATSDANSKFIGADEVNHSFARKGQETRVTQITYDGEKWEVISGLKDLIVMNSTNSEFWGYIKDQYTTLQEAYDRILATQVSGRWRFNWTDDEQRMPNWEKSYEQTRKHMLQAFAETYSYSLQQTLYQMATRIINHRSEIDEVRFSLPNKHHFLVDLEPFGLKNDNEVYYAADRMYGLIEATVLRDGATAQIPVDMTNL; via the coding sequence ATGCCCACGATTCTCGGCCAGAACCAGTACGGCAAAGCAGAGAACCGCGTCGTCAAGATCACGCGGGACGGCGACACCCACCACATCAAGGACCTGAACGTCTCCGTCGCCCTCTCCGGCGACCTCGACGACGTCCACCTCACCGGCTCCAACGCCCACTGCCTGCCCACCGACACGACCAAGAACACGGTCTTCGCCTTCGCCAAGGAGTACGGGATCGAGTCGGCCGAGCAGTTCGGCATCCACCTGGCGCGTCACTTCGTGACCAGCCAGGAGCCGATCCACCGGGCCCGGATCCGGATCGAGGAGTACGCCTGGGAGCGCATCGCCACCTCCGACGCCAACTCCAAGTTCATCGGCGCCGACGAGGTCAACCACTCCTTCGCCCGCAAGGGCCAGGAGACCCGCGTCACCCAGATCACGTACGACGGTGAGAAGTGGGAGGTCATCTCCGGCCTCAAGGACCTCATCGTCATGAACTCCACCAACTCGGAGTTCTGGGGCTACATCAAGGACCAGTACACGACGCTCCAGGAGGCGTACGACCGCATCCTGGCCACGCAGGTCTCCGGCCGCTGGCGGTTCAACTGGACCGACGACGAGCAGCGGATGCCCAACTGGGAGAAGTCCTACGAGCAGACCAGGAAGCACATGCTCCAGGCCTTCGCGGAGACGTACTCGTACTCGCTGCAGCAGACGCTGTACCAGATGGCCACGCGCATCATCAACCACCGCTCGGAGATCGACGAGGTCCGCTTCTCGCTCCCGAACAAGCACCACTTCCTGGTGGACCTGGAGCCCTTCGGGCTCAAGAACGACAACGAGGTCTACTACGCCGCCGACCGCATGTACGGCCTGATCGAGGCCACCGTGCTGCGTGACGGAGCCACGGCGCAGATCCCGGTCGACATGACCAACCTCTAA
- a CDS encoding MFS transporter, with the protein MRRYKDLLRTPEFTPFFLTCSVQVAAQTVAGLGLATLVFRQTGSPLLSSLALFGPALAQLVGAATLLSAADRLPPRAALAGIALLLALGSAATAVPGLPVWAVFAILLAQGLAGSVGGGVRYGLLGEILPREGYLLGRSVMNMAVGVCQIGGFAAGGVLVALLSPRGTLLTGSALYVAAAALARCGLTERPPRASGRASAAETWRTNARLWSSRARRRVYIALWVPNGLIVGCESLFVPYDPEHAGLLFACGALGMLAGDTAVGRFVPSRLRGRLAAPLQALLAAPFLLFALDPGLPFALAAVTVSAVGYGASLLYQERLLALVPDETSGHALGLHTSGMLALQGLSAALAGAVAQHTSPRTAMVALAVASLAVTVTLVLTEGPSNGRRPSPRRDRQRTA; encoded by the coding sequence ATGCGCCGCTACAAGGACCTTCTCCGCACGCCCGAGTTCACCCCGTTCTTTCTCACCTGCTCCGTCCAGGTCGCCGCCCAGACGGTGGCCGGCCTCGGACTGGCCACGCTCGTCTTCCGGCAGACCGGCTCCCCGCTCCTGTCCTCCCTCGCTCTCTTCGGGCCCGCGCTCGCCCAGCTCGTCGGCGCCGCCACCCTGCTCTCGGCCGCCGACCGGCTCCCGCCGCGCGCCGCACTCGCCGGCATCGCGCTGCTCCTCGCGCTGGGAAGCGCGGCGACGGCCGTCCCCGGGCTGCCCGTCTGGGCCGTCTTCGCGATCCTGCTCGCCCAGGGGCTCGCCGGCTCGGTGGGTGGTGGGGTGCGGTACGGCCTGCTCGGCGAGATCCTGCCCCGCGAGGGGTATCTGCTGGGCCGCTCGGTGATGAACATGGCGGTCGGCGTCTGCCAGATCGGCGGGTTCGCGGCCGGCGGTGTGCTGGTCGCCCTGCTGTCGCCCCGTGGCACGCTCCTGACCGGCTCCGCCCTGTACGTCGCCGCTGCCGCGCTCGCCCGGTGCGGGCTCACGGAGCGACCGCCGCGCGCCTCCGGCCGGGCCTCGGCCGCCGAGACCTGGCGCACGAACGCCCGCCTGTGGTCCTCCCGTGCCCGCCGCCGCGTGTACATCGCGCTGTGGGTGCCGAACGGGCTGATCGTCGGCTGCGAGTCGCTCTTCGTGCCGTACGACCCCGAGCACGCCGGACTGCTCTTCGCCTGTGGCGCGCTCGGGATGCTGGCGGGGGACACCGCGGTCGGCCGGTTCGTCCCGAGCAGGCTCCGCGGCCGGCTCGCAGCGCCGCTGCAGGCGCTGCTGGCAGCCCCGTTCCTGCTTTTCGCGCTGGATCCGGGGCTGCCCTTCGCGCTCGCGGCCGTCACGGTCTCCGCCGTCGGCTACGGCGCGAGCCTGCTGTACCAGGAGAGGCTCCTCGCCCTCGTACCGGACGAGACGAGCGGTCACGCGCTCGGGCTGCACACCTCGGGCATGCTCGCCCTCCAGGGCCTGAGCGCGGCCCTGGCCGGCGCCGTCGCCCAGCACACCTCGCCGCGTACGGCGATGGTGGCGCTGGCCGTCGCCTCGCTCGCCGTCACCGTGACGCTCGTCCTCACCGAGGGGCCTTCGAACGGACGACGACCGTCTCCTCGCAGGGACCGTCAGCGAACAGCTTGA
- a CDS encoding catalase translates to MSKRVLTTESGAPVADNQNSATAGVGGPILLQDQHLLEKLARFNRERIPERVVHARGSGAYGYFEVTDDVTSFTKAAFLSEVGKRTETFIRFSTVADSLGGADAVRDPRGFALKFYTEEGNYDLVGNNTPVFFIKDPIKFPDFIHSQKRDPFTGKQEPDNVWDFWAHAPEATHQITWLMGDRGIPASYRHMNGYGSHTYQWTNEAGEAFFVKYHFKTNQGIRSLSAEQAAELVGQDANSHQTDLLQAIERGVNPSWTLYVQVMPAAEAADYRFNPFDLTKVWPHADYPLQRVGRLVLDRNPDNVFAEVEQAAFSPNNFVPGIGPSPDKMLQGRLFAYADAHRYRLGVNHTQLPVNAPKATVAENYGRDGFMATRQGSRHDKNYEPNSYAGPSQTDEALSAPLAIHGWTGTHAAPEHAKDDHFFQAGELYRLMSEDEKGRLIANIAGGLSQVSREDVIEKNIAHFAAADADYGKRVAEAVRALRED, encoded by the coding sequence ATGTCGAAGCGCGTGCTTACGACCGAGTCCGGCGCCCCCGTCGCCGACAACCAGAACTCCGCCACCGCCGGCGTCGGTGGCCCCATCCTCCTCCAGGACCAGCACCTGCTGGAGAAGCTCGCGCGCTTCAACCGTGAGCGGATCCCGGAGCGCGTGGTGCACGCCCGTGGCTCCGGTGCGTACGGCTACTTCGAGGTGACGGACGACGTCACCAGCTTCACCAAGGCCGCCTTCCTCTCCGAGGTCGGCAAGCGGACCGAGACGTTCATCCGCTTCTCCACCGTGGCGGACTCGCTCGGTGGCGCGGACGCCGTCCGCGACCCGCGCGGCTTCGCGCTGAAGTTCTACACCGAAGAGGGCAACTACGACCTCGTCGGCAACAACACCCCGGTGTTCTTCATCAAGGACCCGATCAAGTTCCCCGACTTCATCCACTCCCAGAAGCGCGACCCCTTCACGGGCAAGCAGGAGCCGGACAACGTCTGGGACTTCTGGGCGCACGCCCCCGAGGCCACGCACCAGATCACCTGGCTCATGGGCGACCGCGGCATCCCGGCCTCGTACCGTCACATGAACGGCTACGGTTCGCACACCTACCAGTGGACCAACGAGGCGGGCGAGGCCTTCTTCGTCAAGTACCACTTCAAGACGAACCAGGGCATCCGCTCGCTCTCCGCCGAGCAGGCCGCCGAGCTCGTCGGCCAGGACGCGAACTCGCACCAGACCGACCTGCTGCAGGCCATCGAGCGCGGTGTGAACCCCTCGTGGACCCTGTACGTCCAGGTCATGCCGGCCGCCGAGGCCGCGGACTACCGCTTCAACCCGTTCGACCTCACCAAGGTGTGGCCGCACGCGGACTACCCGCTGCAGCGCGTGGGCCGGCTGGTCCTCGACCGCAACCCGGACAACGTCTTCGCCGAGGTCGAGCAGGCCGCGTTCTCGCCGAACAACTTCGTCCCGGGCATCGGTCCTTCGCCGGACAAGATGCTCCAGGGCCGTCTCTTCGCCTACGCGGACGCCCACCGCTACCGCCTCGGTGTCAACCACACCCAGCTGCCGGTGAACGCGCCGAAGGCGACCGTGGCCGAGAACTACGGCCGCGACGGCTTCATGGCCACCCGTCAGGGCTCGCGCCACGACAAGAACTACGAGCCCAACTCGTACGCCGGTCCCTCGCAGACCGACGAGGCGCTCTCCGCCCCGCTGGCGATCCACGGCTGGACCGGCACCCACGCGGCGCCCGAGCACGCCAAGGACGACCACTTCTTCCAGGCCGGTGAGCTCTACCGCCTGATGTCGGAGGACGAGAAGGGCCGTCTGATCGCCAACATCGCCGGTGGCCTGTCCCAGGTCTCCCGCGAGGACGTGATCGAGAAGAACATCGCGCACTTCGCCGCCGCCGACGCGGACTACGGCAAGCGCGTGGCCGAGGCCGTCCGCGCCCTGCGCGAGGACTGA
- a CDS encoding 8-oxoguanine deaminase: MAAPSAAAQRIVIENCAIATVDANDTEYASGYLVVADNKIESIGAGKAPEGLENVVRRIDATGHLVTPGLINTHHHFYQWITRGLATDHNLFNWLVALYPTWSRIDESMVRVAAQGSLAMMARGGVTTAMDHHYVYPKGSGDLSGAIIGAAKDMGVRFTLARGSMDMSEKDGFLPPDFAVETTEGALAATEETVKKHHDASFDAMTQVAVAPCSPFSISTELLREGAALGRRLGVRMHTHGSETVEEEKFCHELFGMGPTDYFESTGYLGEDVWMAHCVHMNDSDIAAFARTGTGVAHCPSSNARLAAGIARVPDMLKAGVPVGLGVDGTASNESGELHTELRNALLVNRLGAHREAALNARQALRLGTFGGAQVLGRADSIGSLEAGKLADFVLWKIDGLGHSSIADPVTAIVFGAAAPVTASFVNGKQIVENNRLLFADEEQIARDARAEAQRLARITAQG; this comes from the coding sequence ATGGCAGCACCTTCGGCAGCAGCCCAGCGCATCGTCATCGAGAACTGCGCGATCGCGACCGTAGACGCCAACGACACCGAGTACGCCTCCGGGTACCTCGTCGTCGCCGACAACAAGATCGAGTCCATCGGAGCCGGCAAGGCGCCCGAAGGCCTGGAGAACGTGGTCCGCCGGATCGACGCCACCGGTCATCTGGTGACGCCCGGTCTGATCAACACCCACCACCACTTCTACCAGTGGATCACCCGGGGTCTGGCCACCGACCACAACCTCTTCAACTGGCTGGTCGCGCTCTACCCGACCTGGTCGCGCATCGACGAGTCGATGGTCCGCGTCGCCGCGCAGGGCTCCCTCGCGATGATGGCCCGCGGTGGTGTGACCACCGCGATGGACCACCACTACGTCTACCCGAAGGGCTCCGGCGACCTCTCCGGCGCCATCATCGGCGCGGCCAAGGACATGGGCGTCCGCTTCACCCTCGCCCGCGGCTCGATGGACATGAGCGAGAAGGACGGCTTCCTGCCGCCGGACTTCGCCGTCGAGACCACCGAGGGCGCGCTCGCCGCGACCGAGGAGACCGTCAAGAAGCACCACGACGCCTCCTTCGACGCGATGACCCAGGTCGCCGTCGCCCCCTGCTCCCCCTTCTCCATCTCCACCGAGCTCCTCCGGGAGGGCGCGGCGCTCGGCCGCCGCCTCGGTGTGCGCATGCACACCCACGGCTCGGAGACCGTGGAGGAGGAGAAGTTCTGCCACGAGCTGTTCGGCATGGGCCCGACCGACTACTTCGAGTCCACCGGCTACCTCGGCGAGGACGTGTGGATGGCGCACTGCGTCCACATGAACGACTCCGACATCGCCGCCTTCGCCCGTACCGGTACGGGCGTGGCGCACTGCCCCTCCTCCAACGCGCGTCTCGCCGCCGGCATCGCCCGGGTCCCGGACATGCTCAAGGCGGGCGTCCCGGTCGGCCTCGGCGTCGACGGCACCGCCTCCAACGAGTCGGGCGAGCTCCACACCGAGCTGCGCAACGCGCTCCTGGTCAACCGCCTCGGCGCCCACCGCGAGGCCGCGCTCAACGCCCGTCAGGCCCTGCGCCTCGGTACGTTCGGCGGCGCCCAGGTCCTCGGCCGGGCCGACTCGATCGGTTCGCTCGAGGCCGGCAAGCTCGCCGACTTCGTGCTCTGGAAGATCGACGGCCTCGGGCACTCCTCGATCGCCGACCCGGTGACCGCGATCGTCTTCGGCGCTGCCGCCCCGGTGACGGCCTCGTTCGTCAACGGCAAGCAGATCGTCGAGAACAACCGCCTGCTCTTCGCGGACGAGGAGCAGATCGCGCGCGACGCGCGCGCGGAGGCCCAGCGCCTGGCCCGCATCACGGCCCAGGGCTGA